A window from Thiomonas sp. FB-Cd encodes these proteins:
- a CDS encoding RidA family protein, with product MSIYTNLQNLGITLPQASAPAAAYLPFVQTGKLLFLSGHISKKDGQVLAGQLGRDLTTAQGQAAARLVAVDLMGTLHAACGDLHRVRRIVKLLGLVNSTPVFTEQHLVINGASELLGQAFGDLGRHARSAFGVAQLPMGAAVEIELIAELD from the coding sequence ATGTCCATCTATACCAATCTCCAAAATCTCGGCATCACCCTGCCTCAGGCTTCCGCCCCGGCAGCCGCATACCTCCCGTTCGTGCAAACCGGCAAGCTGTTGTTCCTTTCCGGCCACATCAGCAAGAAAGATGGCCAGGTCCTGGCCGGACAGCTCGGACGCGACCTCACCACAGCACAAGGCCAGGCGGCTGCGCGGCTTGTGGCCGTCGATCTGATGGGCACGCTGCATGCAGCCTGCGGCGACCTGCATCGCGTGCGCCGCATCGTCAAACTCCTGGGCCTGGTGAACTCCACGCCGGTTTTCACTGAGCAGCACCTGGTGATCAACGGCGCCTCCGAACTGCTTGGGCAGGCATTTGGCGACCTTGGTCGCCACGCGCGCAGCGCCTTTGGTGTAGCCCAGCTGCCCATGGGCGCAGCAGTGGAGATCGAGCTGATCGCCGAACTCGACTGA